A region from the Drosophila takahashii strain IR98-3 E-12201 chromosome 2L, DtakHiC1v2, whole genome shotgun sequence genome encodes:
- the LOC138911999 gene encoding transmembrane protein 53 isoform X3 — MSISPSHPRGLKANDSARKHEAATASKHIYGPESSHGVHFPEQEDIVNDFKDNDVPIVMLLGWAGCQDRYLMKYSKIYEDRGLITVRYTAPVDTLFWNRSEMVPIGEKILKLIQDMNFDAHPLIFHIFSNGGAYLYQHISLAVTRQKSPLQVRGVIFDSAPGERRMLGLYRAISAIYGRENRCNCLKALLITITLSIMWFVEESISAFKSLFGQSSPVRSSPFCELKNEANKYPQLFLYSKGDVVIPYRDVERFIRLRRDQGIDVSSVCFEDAEHVKIYTKYPKQYVQCVCNFIRNCMAIPTLDVTSNCESSKKISLKND; from the exons ATGTCTATATCGCCATCGCATCCACGTGGGCTGAAAGCTAATGACTCAGCTAGGAAGCATGAAGCAGCGACGGCCTCCAAACACATCTATGGGCCTGAGTCGTCACACGGGGTCCACTTTCCAGAGCAGGAGGACAT CGTCAACGATTTCAAGGACAACGACGTGCCTATCGTAATGCTGTTGGGATGGGCGGGTTGCCAGGATCGATACCTGATGAAATACTCGAAAATTTATGAGGACAGGGG TCTTATAACGGTCCGCTACACAGCGCCAGTCGATACCTTGTTTTGGAATCGATCTGAAATGGTTCCTATCGGTGAGAAGATCCTCAAACTTATTCAGGATATGAATTTTGATGCCCATCCCCTGATATTTCACATATTTTCTAATGGCGGAGCCTACCTGTACCAACACATAAGCCTAGCTGTGACTAGGCAAAAGTCTCCGCTGCAAGTTCGCGGCGTCATTTTTGACTCTGCTCCGGGAGAACGTAGGATGCTGGGTCTTTATCGTGCAATCTCAGCCATTTATGGAAGGGAAAATCGCTGTAATTGCTTGAAAGCATTGCTTATAACCATCACCCTCAGCATCATGTGGTTTGTAGAG GAATCAATTTCCGCATTTAAAAGTCTATTCGGTCAATCATCACCAGTACGCTCAAGCCCGTTTTGTGAGCTGAAGAACGAGGCCAATAAGTACCCTCAACTGTTCCTGTACTCCAAAGGTGATGTCGTCATTCCCTACCGAGATGTGGAAAGGTTTATTCGACTTCGGCGCGATCAGGGTATCGACGTATCTTCGGTATGTTTCGAAGATGCCGAACACGTTAAGATCTACACCAAGTATCCCAAACAATACGTCCAGTGTGTGTGTAATTTTATAAGAAACTGTATGGCAATACCTACTTTAGATGTGACTTCTAATTGTGAGTcgtcaaaaaaaatctctCTAAAAAACGATTAG
- the LOC138911999 gene encoding transmembrane protein 53 isoform X2, whose translation MSISPSHPRGLKANDSARKHEAATASKHIYGPESSHGVHFPEQEDMLDVNDFKDNDVPIVMLLGWAGCQDRYLMKYSKIYEDRGLITVRYTAPVDTLFWNRSEMVPIGEKILKLIQDMNFDAHPLIFHIFSNGGAYLYQHISLAVTRQKSPLQVRGVIFDSAPGERRMLGLYRAISAIYGRENRCNCLKALLITITLSIMWFVEESISAFKSLFGQSSPVRSSPFCELKNEANKYPQLFLYSKGDVVIPYRDVERFIRLRRDQGIDVSSVCFEDAEHVKIYTKYPKQYVQCVCNFIRNCMAIPTLDVTSNCESSKKISLKND comes from the exons ATGTCTATATCGCCATCGCATCCACGTGGGCTGAAAGCTAATGACTCAGCTAGGAAGCATGAAGCAGCGACGGCCTCCAAACACATCTATGGGCCTGAGTCGTCACACGGGGTCCACTTTCCAGAGCAGGAGGACATGTTAGA CGTCAACGATTTCAAGGACAACGACGTGCCTATCGTAATGCTGTTGGGATGGGCGGGTTGCCAGGATCGATACCTGATGAAATACTCGAAAATTTATGAGGACAGGGG TCTTATAACGGTCCGCTACACAGCGCCAGTCGATACCTTGTTTTGGAATCGATCTGAAATGGTTCCTATCGGTGAGAAGATCCTCAAACTTATTCAGGATATGAATTTTGATGCCCATCCCCTGATATTTCACATATTTTCTAATGGCGGAGCCTACCTGTACCAACACATAAGCCTAGCTGTGACTAGGCAAAAGTCTCCGCTGCAAGTTCGCGGCGTCATTTTTGACTCTGCTCCGGGAGAACGTAGGATGCTGGGTCTTTATCGTGCAATCTCAGCCATTTATGGAAGGGAAAATCGCTGTAATTGCTTGAAAGCATTGCTTATAACCATCACCCTCAGCATCATGTGGTTTGTAGAG GAATCAATTTCCGCATTTAAAAGTCTATTCGGTCAATCATCACCAGTACGCTCAAGCCCGTTTTGTGAGCTGAAGAACGAGGCCAATAAGTACCCTCAACTGTTCCTGTACTCCAAAGGTGATGTCGTCATTCCCTACCGAGATGTGGAAAGGTTTATTCGACTTCGGCGCGATCAGGGTATCGACGTATCTTCGGTATGTTTCGAAGATGCCGAACACGTTAAGATCTACACCAAGTATCCCAAACAATACGTCCAGTGTGTGTGTAATTTTATAAGAAACTGTATGGCAATACCTACTTTAGATGTGACTTCTAATTGTGAGTcgtcaaaaaaaatctctCTAAAAAACGATTAG
- the LOC138911999 gene encoding transmembrane protein 53 isoform X1, whose amino-acid sequence MSISPSHPRGLKANDSARKHEAATASKHIYGPESSHGVHFPEQEDMLEYFIKFPKSSSDNDIVLASVNDFKDNDVPIVMLLGWAGCQDRYLMKYSKIYEDRGLITVRYTAPVDTLFWNRSEMVPIGEKILKLIQDMNFDAHPLIFHIFSNGGAYLYQHISLAVTRQKSPLQVRGVIFDSAPGERRMLGLYRAISAIYGRENRCNCLKALLITITLSIMWFVEESISAFKSLFGQSSPVRSSPFCELKNEANKYPQLFLYSKGDVVIPYRDVERFIRLRRDQGIDVSSVCFEDAEHVKIYTKYPKQYVQCVCNFIRNCMAIPTLDVTSNCESSKKISLKND is encoded by the exons ATGTCTATATCGCCATCGCATCCACGTGGGCTGAAAGCTAATGACTCAGCTAGGAAGCATGAAGCAGCGACGGCCTCCAAACACATCTATGGGCCTGAGTCGTCACACGGGGTCCACTTTCCAGAGCAGGAGGACATGTTAGAGTACTTTATTAAGTTCCCTAAGTCTTCATCTGACAACGACATTGTACTAGCTAGCGTCAACGATTTCAAGGACAACGACGTGCCTATCGTAATGCTGTTGGGATGGGCGGGTTGCCAGGATCGATACCTGATGAAATACTCGAAAATTTATGAGGACAGGGG TCTTATAACGGTCCGCTACACAGCGCCAGTCGATACCTTGTTTTGGAATCGATCTGAAATGGTTCCTATCGGTGAGAAGATCCTCAAACTTATTCAGGATATGAATTTTGATGCCCATCCCCTGATATTTCACATATTTTCTAATGGCGGAGCCTACCTGTACCAACACATAAGCCTAGCTGTGACTAGGCAAAAGTCTCCGCTGCAAGTTCGCGGCGTCATTTTTGACTCTGCTCCGGGAGAACGTAGGATGCTGGGTCTTTATCGTGCAATCTCAGCCATTTATGGAAGGGAAAATCGCTGTAATTGCTTGAAAGCATTGCTTATAACCATCACCCTCAGCATCATGTGGTTTGTAGAG GAATCAATTTCCGCATTTAAAAGTCTATTCGGTCAATCATCACCAGTACGCTCAAGCCCGTTTTGTGAGCTGAAGAACGAGGCCAATAAGTACCCTCAACTGTTCCTGTACTCCAAAGGTGATGTCGTCATTCCCTACCGAGATGTGGAAAGGTTTATTCGACTTCGGCGCGATCAGGGTATCGACGTATCTTCGGTATGTTTCGAAGATGCCGAACACGTTAAGATCTACACCAAGTATCCCAAACAATACGTCCAGTGTGTGTGTAATTTTATAAGAAACTGTATGGCAATACCTACTTTAGATGTGACTTCTAATTGTGAGTcgtcaaaaaaaatctctCTAAAAAACGATTAG
- the LOC138911999 gene encoding transmembrane protein 53 isoform X4: MTQLGSMKQRRPPNTSMGLSRHTGSTFQSRRTSSVNDFKDNDVPIVMLLGWAGCQDRYLMKYSKIYEDRGLITVRYTAPVDTLFWNRSEMVPIGEKILKLIQDMNFDAHPLIFHIFSNGGAYLYQHISLAVTRQKSPLQVRGVIFDSAPGERRMLGLYRAISAIYGRENRCNCLKALLITITLSIMWFVEESISAFKSLFGQSSPVRSSPFCELKNEANKYPQLFLYSKGDVVIPYRDVERFIRLRRDQGIDVSSVCFEDAEHVKIYTKYPKQYVQCVCNFIRNCMAIPTLDVTSNCESSKKISLKND; encoded by the exons ATGACTCAGCTAGGAAGCATGAAGCAGCGACGGCCTCCAAACACATCTATGGGCCTGAGTCGTCACACGGGGTCCACTTTCCAGAGCAGGAGGACAT CTAGCGTCAACGATTTCAAGGACAACGACGTGCCTATCGTAATGCTGTTGGGATGGGCGGGTTGCCAGGATCGATACCTGATGAAATACTCGAAAATTTATGAGGACAGGGG TCTTATAACGGTCCGCTACACAGCGCCAGTCGATACCTTGTTTTGGAATCGATCTGAAATGGTTCCTATCGGTGAGAAGATCCTCAAACTTATTCAGGATATGAATTTTGATGCCCATCCCCTGATATTTCACATATTTTCTAATGGCGGAGCCTACCTGTACCAACACATAAGCCTAGCTGTGACTAGGCAAAAGTCTCCGCTGCAAGTTCGCGGCGTCATTTTTGACTCTGCTCCGGGAGAACGTAGGATGCTGGGTCTTTATCGTGCAATCTCAGCCATTTATGGAAGGGAAAATCGCTGTAATTGCTTGAAAGCATTGCTTATAACCATCACCCTCAGCATCATGTGGTTTGTAGAG GAATCAATTTCCGCATTTAAAAGTCTATTCGGTCAATCATCACCAGTACGCTCAAGCCCGTTTTGTGAGCTGAAGAACGAGGCCAATAAGTACCCTCAACTGTTCCTGTACTCCAAAGGTGATGTCGTCATTCCCTACCGAGATGTGGAAAGGTTTATTCGACTTCGGCGCGATCAGGGTATCGACGTATCTTCGGTATGTTTCGAAGATGCCGAACACGTTAAGATCTACACCAAGTATCCCAAACAATACGTCCAGTGTGTGTGTAATTTTATAAGAAACTGTATGGCAATACCTACTTTAGATGTGACTTCTAATTGTGAGTcgtcaaaaaaaatctctCTAAAAAACGATTAG